The Fusarium musae strain F31 chromosome 10, whole genome shotgun sequence DNA window TGGTGGATGCTTGCCAAACCTCGACAGAGGCATTGGGAATGGGCTTTCCAGTAGCCGCTGATGTCACGGTACCGTAGAGGTAGGCGACAACACCGTCGCTAGGAGTGTTGAAAGTAATTGTGGTGCCATTCTCACGAGTAGGGGTATCGTGTCGCCAGAATGGACCCAGGATAGCAGTCTCAGTGGCGGCCACGCcgttcttggctgcttgaCGGTGTGTAATATCATCTACGAGACTGGAAGCTGTTAGTATCGAAATTTTGACCTGTGACAAGTAAATTACCTCTCGAGACCAATGACATCGCACATCAATTGACCCTCGTTTCTCTTGTCGTTACTCATTTGTCCAGCCCAGTTGATCATCTTGACAGCAGACATCCACTCATCGCAAGTGAGCTGTGTCTCGCGCGCAAAATCGTGCATGTGCTGGATGAAAGATGTCATGACCTCCCTCAGACGAGGGTCAGTCTTGGGACCGAAAGAGTCGATGACTTGCTGTGTGAAGGCCTGGCCGAGACCCTCCTCCTTGGGAGCGCCGTTAGCATTTCCGCCAGTCGCTGATGGTGTCATTGTTGATAGAGTTTTGTGGGATAttgatggagttgagggGATGGAAGGAAGAGTGTTTGTGAGGGTGGATTGGGCTTATGCTTGAGTGAATGAAAGAAGAGGCTTTCTAATAGGTCTTATGAAGTCCCTCTTATCACTGGAGGTTGTTTCAAAGATGGTGTCGAGCAGATGACTTGACCCCGCATAATTCACAGCCAGCATCGTTCGATTCGGATACACAGACAACGCCTCAACAAGGAGCGGCTAAGGACATCTCCCGAAAGGACATCGGGTGCGCGTTGTGAGCATCAGTGTCCCATGGGGCCAAGCGGCAATGTTGCAGCCATTTTGCGGGGTGAAGTCCCCAGCCAATTAGGGGACTGATGATTGCGTTTAGCACTCTCGGCAGAGCCACACGCTTTTCGGATGTCGGAGCAAAGTTGATCGGATGTACAGATGAGGGGACACCCTGACTCCGATTCCGACGCCGCGGAATATGGAGCCAGAAATTTAGTGTGTCGTACGATGCTGCTAGTGCAAATAAGCCTAGTGTAGCCGCTGCAAATCACCTGGGACACGCCAAAGCCGTCGCAAATTCCTCATGATAGGAACGACATCTTGTCACGCGACAACACACTTAGTATTTTACAGTGAAGGGAGAAGAGACAGATGAGGTCTGGGTGATCTATGCATGTATCAATCGGCTAGGTAAATGCTAAAACTTAAGAAGGTAAACTACTTTGACAGCTTGCGATCGGCCTCCTCGCCAAAGTCCCATGTTGGCTTGTCCGCACCGTTAGGCCGACTCGCTCTCCTAAAGCCAACTTCCAGACCCTCAATTTCCACAACAGGTGGTACGGCCTCCACCTCAGCCTTATAAGCGTTAGAGTACCATTTCTCCACGTATTTGCCCCCAGTGAAGAGCTCAGGGAAGACTTGTCGCATCCTTAATAGTGCTGTTCCTGAGATCTGATCCACGCTATGCGCATGTCGCAGGGCGAGGAAGTCAGGTCCAATATCcttcctcaacctctcctTTACTTCCTCAGGATATTGCCCAACCTTGAAGAGAAGCAAGTCGTAGTGAAGAAGTGAAGCCTTTCCGTGCCATGATCCTCCACGGGTAGCTCGGTGATAGAGACCAAGCAAAGCTGTGATGGCGCCAATGCATCCTGTACCGTAGTCCGAAATAGGGAAAGGAGGGACGACGGGTTCTGACAAGCCCATGAAGCGTCCCTGCTCCCACGCGATGCCACTGACCTATCAATCGGGTTAGTTCGATGTCCCTTGTAGTTGTAGAGCAAGGCACTTACACAATCGGCAATCTGTTGCCACCCAGGTCGTCCAGCCCACTCTCCTTCATAGCCAAAGCAGTTCTCATTGACATACACAAAGCCCTTGCCACGCTCCTTGGCAAGTTTTGTAAGTGCTGTAGCACCGTAtccaagcttctccagaGCGCCAGGTCGAtatccatcaacaacaacatccgCTTCagcgagaagcttctcaaactcagctCT harbors:
- a CDS encoding hypothetical protein (EggNog:ENOG41) — protein: MTPSATGGNANGAPKEEGLGQAFTQQVIDSFGPKTDPRLREVMTSFIQHMHDFARETQLTCDEWMSAVKMINWAGQMSNDKRNEGQLMCDVIGLESLVDDITHRQAAKNGVAATETAILGPFWRHDTPTRENGTTITFNTPSDGVVAYLYGTVTSAATGKPIPNASVEVWQASTNGLYEQQDEKQVEHNLRGKFITDDQGRYSFYCLRPTPYPVPDDGPAGQLLHLLDRHPFRPAHLHFMVIAEGHKSVVTQIFDSDSGYLENDSVFAVKDGLTVKFVPRKGDPKAEWELEYNMSLSNDS